One genomic window of Pseudomonas chlororaphis subsp. piscium includes the following:
- a CDS encoding MarR family winged helix-turn-helix transcriptional regulator has protein sequence MTDLSADSLKLDSQLCFKLYAASRAVVRGYKPMLDQLGLTYPQYLVMLVLWEWQATPPELPTVKALGERLALDSGTLTPLLKRLEQLQLVQRQRSSRDEREVHLSLSAAGLVLRDQVPPLKAALLCDSGVDLDSLSELRNGLDRLLAQVKALS, from the coding sequence ATGACCGACCTGTCCGCCGATTCGCTGAAACTCGACAGCCAGCTGTGCTTCAAGCTGTACGCCGCCTCGCGGGCCGTGGTGCGGGGCTACAAGCCGATGCTCGACCAGTTGGGGCTGACCTACCCGCAGTACCTGGTGATGCTGGTGCTCTGGGAGTGGCAGGCCACGCCGCCCGAACTGCCGACGGTCAAGGCGCTAGGGGAACGCCTGGCGCTGGATTCCGGGACCCTGACACCCTTGCTCAAGCGCCTTGAACAGCTGCAACTGGTGCAGCGCCAGCGTTCGTCCCGCGACGAGCGTGAGGTGCACCTGAGTCTGAGCGCGGCCGGCCTGGTCTTGCGCGATCAGGTGCCACCGCTCAAGGCGGCGTTGTTATGCGACAGCGGTGTCGACCTCGACAGCCTGAGCGAATTGCGCAATGGCCTGGACCGGTTGCTGGCCCAGGTCAAAGCGCTGTCGTAG
- a CDS encoding hybrid sensor histidine kinase/response regulator produces the protein MDIKFTNRLSYKQARLTVLVGFVLGTALSLLQIGIDYASEDASINREINALLEISHNPASRIAYNIDSELAQELTLGLLRSPAIIRARLIDNNDTQLANVTRPAQQSRYRMLSDFLFGAKREFQDRLYLDHLPSESLGVLHLEVDTYSFGSRFLRRAEITLINGFMRSLILTGLLLALFYVMLTKPLVGVIRELSGRDPRNPDQTRLDFPPSHEQDEIGVLVTVANQQFDNMATEIQQRRNAENRLTDYLGQLENIVSARTTELKAINDRLSQSNEELEVARSTALDMAQARAAFLANMSHEIRTPLNGLLGMIALSLDSPLNAEQRQQLSIAHDSGKVLVELLNDILDMSKFDAGQLELERIPFDLGVLVEDTANLLSQNAAPSVELACLIEPEFPALVLGDPMRVRQIVSNLLSNALKFTRFGRVDVRLRTFEDGVRIEVCDTGIGIAREAQVKIFQPYTQAGAGITRQYGGTGLGLALTYNLCEAMQGRLSISSEVGFGSQFCADLPLPCHMPASPPSPLHGQVLAITSEGSGLAELLSVQLPFWGLEYRRCDLNESLLGQKPDLLITDCPECLFGLRPSISAPILLVTAYGSFLPSEEASALAPLQQQARPLARNALYQTLRRALLAETAVINEAQLETLAPLRRAFILLVEDNPVNQLVAKGMLSKLGCEVTVASQGAEALDVLEHQHFDLVLMDCNMPVMDGYEASRQIRRSGRWPDLPIVALTANAMPEERERCRAAGMSDYLAKPFRREELIALLDLWVPTTTAL, from the coding sequence ATGGACATCAAGTTCACCAACCGCCTGTCTTACAAGCAAGCCAGGCTCACTGTGCTGGTCGGGTTTGTCCTGGGGACGGCGCTCAGTCTGCTGCAAATCGGCATCGATTATGCCAGCGAAGATGCCTCCATCAACCGGGAAATCAACGCCCTCCTGGAAATCAGCCACAATCCGGCCTCGCGTATCGCCTACAACATCGACTCCGAGCTCGCCCAGGAGCTGACGCTCGGCCTGCTGCGCTCGCCGGCGATCATCCGCGCCCGGCTGATCGACAACAACGACACCCAGTTGGCCAACGTCACCCGACCGGCCCAGCAAAGCCGCTACCGGATGCTCAGCGACTTCCTGTTCGGCGCCAAGCGTGAGTTCCAGGACCGCTTGTACCTCGATCACCTGCCCTCGGAATCCCTCGGTGTCCTGCACCTGGAAGTCGACACCTACTCGTTCGGCAGCCGCTTCCTGCGCCGCGCGGAAATCACCCTGATCAACGGTTTCATGCGCAGCCTGATCCTCACCGGGCTGCTCCTGGCGCTGTTCTACGTGATGCTGACCAAGCCCCTGGTCGGCGTCATTCGCGAACTCAGCGGGCGCGATCCGCGCAACCCCGACCAGACGCGGCTGGACTTCCCGCCCAGCCACGAACAGGACGAGATCGGCGTGCTGGTCACCGTCGCCAACCAGCAGTTCGACAACATGGCCACCGAGATCCAGCAACGGCGCAACGCCGAAAACCGCCTGACCGACTACCTCGGCCAGTTGGAAAACATCGTCTCGGCGCGCACCACAGAGCTCAAGGCCATCAACGACCGGCTGAGCCAGTCCAACGAGGAGCTGGAAGTCGCCCGTAGCACCGCCCTCGACATGGCCCAGGCCCGTGCCGCCTTCCTGGCCAACATGAGCCATGAAATCCGCACGCCGCTCAATGGCCTGCTGGGCATGATCGCCCTGTCGCTGGACAGCCCGCTGAACGCCGAACAACGCCAGCAACTGTCGATCGCCCACGACTCCGGCAAAGTGCTGGTGGAACTGCTCAACGATATTCTCGACATGTCCAAGTTCGACGCCGGCCAGCTAGAACTGGAGCGCATTCCCTTCGATCTCGGGGTGTTGGTGGAAGACACCGCCAACCTGCTGTCGCAGAACGCGGCGCCAAGCGTCGAGCTGGCCTGCCTGATCGAGCCGGAGTTCCCGGCGCTGGTGCTCGGCGACCCCATGCGCGTGCGGCAGATTGTCAGCAACCTGCTGTCCAATGCCCTCAAGTTCACCCGCTTCGGCCGTGTCGATGTGCGCCTGCGTACGTTCGAAGACGGGGTCAGGATCGAGGTCTGCGACACCGGTATCGGCATCGCCCGCGAGGCCCAGGTGAAAATCTTCCAGCCCTATACCCAGGCCGGCGCCGGGATCACCCGGCAATACGGTGGTACCGGCCTGGGCCTGGCGCTGACCTACAACCTCTGCGAAGCCATGCAGGGGCGCCTGAGCATCAGCTCGGAGGTGGGTTTTGGCAGCCAGTTCTGCGCCGACCTGCCGCTGCCCTGTCACATGCCTGCCAGCCCACCGTCGCCGCTGCACGGCCAGGTCCTGGCCATTACCTCCGAAGGCAGCGGCCTGGCCGAACTGCTGAGCGTGCAGTTGCCGTTCTGGGGCCTGGAGTATCGGCGCTGCGATCTCAATGAATCGCTGCTCGGACAGAAGCCGGACCTGCTGATCACCGACTGTCCGGAATGCCTGTTCGGCCTGCGTCCAAGCATCAGCGCGCCGATTCTGCTGGTCACCGCCTACGGCAGCTTCCTGCCCAGCGAAGAAGCCAGCGCCCTGGCGCCGTTGCAACAACAGGCGCGGCCATTGGCGCGCAACGCCCTGTATCAGACCCTGCGCCGGGCCCTGCTGGCCGAAACCGCGGTGATCAATGAAGCCCAGCTGGAAACCCTGGCGCCCCTGCGCCGGGCCTTCATCCTACTGGTGGAAGACAACCCGGTGAACCAACTGGTGGCCAAGGGCATGCTGAGCAAGCTCGGCTGCGAAGTGACGGTCGCCTCCCAGGGCGCCGAAGCCCTGGACGTGCTGGAACACCAGCATTTCGACCTGGTGCTGATGGACTGCAACATGCCGGTGATGGACGGCTACGAGGCCAGCCGGCAAATCCGCCGCAGCGGCCGCTGGCCGGACCTGCCGATCGTCGCCCTGACCGCCAATGCCATGCCCGAGGAGCGCGAGCGCTGCCGGGCCGCGGGCATGAGCGACTACCTGGCCAAGCCCTTCCGCCGTGAAGAGTTGATCGCCCTGTTGGACCTCTGGGTGCCGACTACGACAGCGCTTTGA
- a CDS encoding HD domain-containing phosphohydrolase produces the protein MPSTLSFDKRRFPLHVHISVMFTCLLLLTGVVLGVFNYQQTTRIILSSSEKLFQRIEQDVQLDLKATYEPIRHLLSLLVSNPAVQASDLGQRLALLGPFSQSLKDNPELASLYVGYADGDFFMVRPLRSQALKEARQAPDAAAYEIWSIERDRRTGQLHSQSLFYDVGLALVSRRDNSQESYDPTSRNWFANAKDDTDQITTEPYIFFSTRNVGTTLARRSGNNAVMGADLTLEQLSATLAKHRVTPSTEIALVDGNGNAVAYPDSRRLIVEEQSARLIRANDLNPALDALLRGKAQGNHLRLKDRQWIVASRHLQEGGPQGLQLALLVPEDELLADAYRMRWQGALITLSILLLCLPLGWLTSRVLVRPLRALVQEADAIRSFDFNYPLTRRSPVLEVDQLSVSMARMKETLASFFEITASLSAETRFDPLLQRVLFETMKIGQAQAGLIYLRENEGMSLEPHGLIIADNVQDLRAFDIRSQDVQHDASPVWLRQLTNSENVVTTLGFEQAADLQSVLLAMNCPSVHLIGIRLHNRHNETVGMLILLLADSGQEADLEKLRPDRIAFLQAVSGAAAVSIDSQRLQNRQKQLLDSFIQLLAGAIDAKSPYTGGHCQRVPALTLMLAQAAAASQQPAFSAYQPTEDEWEALHIAAWLHDCGKVTTPEYVVDKATKLETLNDRIHEIRTRFEVLKRDLWIDYWQACAQGGDKASLAAIRDAGLAELDDDFAFIAHCNLGSEAMAEADLQRLERIARRTWSRTLDDRLGLSWEENRRQQRTPAATLPVIEQLLADKPEHLIERNPAELIPADNPWGFKLDVPPYKYNRGELYNLSIGKGTLTREERYVINHHMVQTILMLNHLPFPDHLNNIPEIAGGHHEKMDGTGYPKQLKREQMSLPARMIAIADIFEALTAADRPYKKGKTLSEALGIMASMCRNAHIDPELFELFIQARIYQQYADRFMEPQQIDGVDPEGLLGTAGLRV, from the coding sequence ATGCCGAGCACGCTGTCGTTCGATAAACGCCGATTTCCTCTCCATGTGCATATCAGCGTGATGTTCACCTGCCTGCTTCTGCTGACCGGCGTGGTGCTGGGCGTTTTCAATTACCAGCAGACCACCCGCATCATTCTTTCCAGCAGTGAAAAGCTGTTCCAACGCATCGAACAGGACGTGCAGCTGGACCTGAAAGCGACCTACGAACCGATTCGCCATCTGCTCAGCCTGCTGGTGAGCAATCCGGCCGTCCAGGCCAGCGACCTCGGGCAGCGTCTGGCGCTGCTCGGGCCTTTCAGCCAATCGCTCAAGGACAACCCCGAACTGGCCTCCCTCTATGTGGGTTATGCCGACGGTGATTTTTTCATGGTCCGGCCCTTGCGCAGCCAGGCCTTGAAGGAAGCCCGCCAGGCTCCGGACGCCGCGGCCTATGAAATCTGGAGCATCGAGCGCGACCGTCGCACCGGGCAACTGCATTCGCAGTCGCTGTTTTACGACGTCGGCCTCGCCCTGGTCAGCCGCCGGGACAATAGCCAGGAATCCTACGACCCCACCAGTCGCAACTGGTTTGCCAACGCCAAGGACGACACCGACCAGATCACCACCGAGCCGTACATCTTTTTCTCCACCCGCAACGTCGGCACCACCCTCGCCCGTCGCAGCGGTAATAACGCGGTGATGGGCGCCGACCTGACCCTGGAACAACTCTCGGCCACCCTAGCCAAGCATCGGGTCACCCCCAGTACCGAAATCGCCCTGGTGGATGGCAACGGCAACGCCGTGGCTTATCCGGACAGCCGTCGCCTGATCGTCGAAGAACAGAGCGCCCGGCTGATCCGCGCCAACGACCTGAACCCGGCCCTCGATGCGCTGCTGCGGGGCAAGGCCCAGGGTAATCATCTGCGGCTCAAGGATCGCCAGTGGATAGTTGCCAGCCGTCATCTGCAGGAAGGTGGGCCCCAGGGGCTGCAACTGGCGCTGCTGGTGCCCGAAGACGAGTTGCTGGCGGACGCCTATCGCATGCGCTGGCAAGGCGCGCTGATCACCCTGAGCATTCTGCTGCTGTGCCTGCCGCTCGGCTGGCTGACCTCGCGGGTGCTGGTCAGGCCGTTGCGCGCCCTGGTGCAGGAAGCCGACGCCATCCGCAGCTTCGATTTCAACTACCCGCTGACCCGTCGCTCGCCGGTGCTGGAAGTCGACCAGTTGAGCGTGTCGATGGCCCGCATGAAGGAAACCCTGGCCAGCTTTTTTGAAATCACCGCCAGCCTTTCCGCGGAAACCCGCTTCGACCCACTGCTGCAACGGGTGCTGTTTGAAACCATGAAGATCGGCCAGGCCCAGGCCGGGCTGATCTACCTGCGGGAAAACGAAGGCATGAGCCTGGAGCCTCACGGTCTGATCATCGCCGACAATGTCCAGGACCTGCGGGCCTTCGATATACGGAGCCAGGATGTCCAGCACGACGCAAGCCCGGTGTGGCTGCGGCAACTGACGAACAGCGAGAACGTGGTCACGACCCTGGGGTTCGAGCAGGCGGCCGACCTGCAAAGCGTGCTGCTGGCCATGAACTGCCCCAGCGTCCATCTGATCGGTATCCGCCTGCACAATCGTCACAACGAAACCGTTGGCATGCTCATCCTGCTGTTGGCCGACAGCGGCCAGGAAGCCGACCTGGAAAAGCTGCGCCCGGACCGCATCGCTTTCCTGCAGGCGGTTTCCGGCGCCGCGGCGGTCAGCATCGACAGCCAGCGCCTGCAGAACCGGCAAAAGCAGTTGCTCGACTCCTTCATCCAGTTGCTGGCCGGGGCGATCGATGCCAAGAGCCCGTACACCGGCGGGCATTGCCAGCGGGTGCCAGCGCTGACCCTGATGCTGGCCCAGGCCGCCGCGGCCAGCCAGCAACCGGCGTTCAGCGCCTACCAGCCTACCGAGGACGAGTGGGAGGCGCTGCATATCGCGGCCTGGCTGCACGATTGCGGCAAGGTCACGACCCCCGAGTACGTGGTGGACAAGGCCACCAAGCTGGAAACCCTGAACGACCGCATCCACGAGATACGCACCCGCTTCGAGGTGCTCAAGCGCGATCTCTGGATCGACTATTGGCAGGCCTGCGCCCAGGGTGGCGATAAAGCTTCGCTAGCGGCGATCCGCGATGCCGGCCTGGCGGAACTGGACGACGATTTTGCGTTCATCGCCCACTGCAACCTCGGTAGCGAGGCCATGGCCGAGGCCGATCTGCAACGGCTGGAAAGGATTGCCCGACGCACCTGGAGCCGCACCCTGGACGACCGCCTGGGCCTGTCCTGGGAAGAAAACCGCCGCCAGCAACGCACCCCGGCGGCCACCCTGCCGGTCATCGAACAGCTGCTGGCCGACAAGCCCGAGCATCTGATCGAGCGCAACCCAGCCGAACTGATACCCGCGGACAATCCCTGGGGCTTCAAACTCGATGTGCCGCCCTACAAGTACAACCGTGGCGAGCTGTACAACCTGAGCATCGGCAAAGGTACCCTGACCCGTGAAGAGCGCTACGTGATCAATCACCACATGGTGCAAACCATCCTGATGCTCAACCACCTGCCCTTCCCCGACCACCTGAATAACATCCCCGAGATCGCCGGCGGCCATCACGAGAAAATGGACGGCACCGGGTATCCCAAGCAGCTGAAACGGGAGCAGATGAGCCTGCCGGCGCGGATGATAGCCATTGCCGATATCTTCGAAGCCCTGACGGCGGCGGACCGCCCCTACAAGAAGGGCAAGACCCTGAGCGAAGCGCTGGGCATCATGGCGAGCATGTGCCGCAATGCCCATATCGATCCGGAACTGTTCGAGTTGTTCATCCAGGCCAGGATCTACCAGCAGTACGCCGACCGTTTCATGGAACCGCAGCAGATCGACGGGGTAGACCCCGAGGGCCTGCTGGGCACGGCCGGGCTCAGGGTCTGA
- a CDS encoding ATP-binding protein, which yields MATTVSVVLFLGLVEAGQREPGITSAHPCTDTAPCAEPTAAPPLDNGHRGLLLLAGLGLGVPLLASLGWNAWLHRRLTRQQQATHDFRHQFELMQAWVDGMPHPTYVRDRKGLLQGCNASYLESFAARREELIGKTPLQGPMGDPEQAREYHADYQRVMAQDRPLLRDRPLRLNGQELTVQHWVVPYRDARGEIQGILGGWIDISERHRLSDNLRAARQQAEAASKAKSAFLASTSHELRSSMNALSGALELVLQRSDCQSRDRPVIEMAYHSARAMQTLVDDTLDIARIESGSLALRPEWLDPRALVESIVREFDGQAREKHLKLLPSFHCSVEPVDVRLDPLRFKQVLGNLLHNAIKFTEQGQVKIHLDVQAATQPQQVQLMLQVTDSGIGIDEQDQHRLFEPFFQTQARTLSRPDGAGLGLTLCRHLCELMQGRLQLTSQPGIGTEARVLLPLACQPAREPAAIVEPLIAHATRALNVLVIDDHSADRMLLSEQLRFLGHRCRTAEDVEQGFELWCKGFFDLLIVECNMPGMNGYELVRAIREHEHLESRAACRVLGVTASARPEERQQCKQAGIDDCLFKPVGLASLSHKLAGLQPRPWNGVFSLKALRTLSRGKPQFALRILTELLHCSYRDRQQLMALPCERPPQALAELAHKIKGSALMVQAKDLETQCEALEQAVLQGADRQTLMQHRTALEQAMLKLERALLWQIDQQHSTATT from the coding sequence CAACCGCCGCCCCGCCCCTCGATAACGGCCACCGCGGGCTGCTCCTGCTCGCTGGCCTGGGGCTTGGTGTGCCGCTGCTGGCGTCCCTGGGCTGGAATGCCTGGCTGCACCGGCGCCTGACCCGCCAGCAACAGGCCACCCATGACTTCAGGCACCAGTTCGAACTCATGCAGGCCTGGGTCGACGGCATGCCGCATCCGACTTACGTGCGCGACCGCAAGGGCCTGCTGCAAGGCTGCAATGCCAGCTACCTGGAGAGCTTCGCCGCCCGGCGCGAAGAGCTCATCGGCAAAACCCCGTTGCAGGGCCCCATGGGCGATCCCGAGCAGGCCCGCGAATATCACGCCGACTACCAGCGGGTCATGGCGCAAGACCGCCCGCTGCTGCGTGACCGGCCACTGCGCCTGAATGGACAGGAGCTGACCGTCCAGCACTGGGTTGTGCCCTATCGGGATGCGCGCGGTGAGATCCAGGGCATCCTCGGTGGCTGGATCGATATCAGCGAACGCCATCGGCTCAGCGACAACCTCAGGGCCGCCCGGCAACAGGCCGAAGCGGCCAGCAAGGCGAAAAGCGCTTTCCTGGCCAGCACCAGCCACGAACTGCGCAGCTCCATGAATGCACTGAGCGGTGCGCTGGAACTGGTGCTGCAGCGCTCCGACTGCCAGTCCCGGGATCGTCCGGTCATTGAAATGGCTTATCACTCGGCCCGGGCGATGCAGACCCTGGTCGACGATACCCTCGATATCGCCCGCATCGAATCAGGCAGCCTGGCGCTGAGGCCCGAATGGCTCGACCCGCGCGCCCTTGTCGAGTCCATCGTCAGGGAGTTCGACGGCCAGGCCCGGGAGAAGCACCTCAAGCTGCTGCCGAGCTTCCACTGCAGCGTCGAGCCGGTCGATGTGCGGCTCGACCCGCTGCGTTTCAAACAGGTGCTGGGCAACCTGCTGCACAACGCGATCAAGTTCACCGAACAGGGCCAGGTCAAAATCCATCTCGACGTGCAAGCGGCCACGCAGCCGCAACAGGTGCAGTTGATGCTGCAAGTGACGGACAGCGGCATCGGCATCGATGAGCAGGATCAGCATCGACTGTTCGAGCCCTTCTTCCAGACTCAGGCTCGTACCCTTTCCCGGCCTGACGGCGCAGGGCTGGGCCTGACCCTTTGCCGTCACCTCTGCGAACTCATGCAAGGCAGGCTGCAACTGACCAGCCAGCCGGGCATAGGCACCGAAGCCCGGGTCCTGTTGCCGCTGGCCTGTCAGCCTGCGCGAGAGCCCGCGGCCATCGTCGAGCCACTTATTGCCCATGCCACCCGGGCCTTGAACGTACTGGTGATCGATGACCATTCGGCGGACCGCATGCTGCTGAGCGAACAGCTGCGCTTCCTCGGGCACCGCTGCCGCACCGCCGAAGACGTCGAGCAAGGCTTCGAACTCTGGTGCAAGGGGTTCTTCGACCTGCTCATCGTCGAGTGCAACATGCCGGGCATGAACGGCTACGAGCTGGTCCGCGCCATCCGCGAGCATGAACACCTGGAGTCCCGCGCGGCCTGCCGGGTATTGGGGGTGACCGCCAGCGCCCGGCCGGAAGAAAGACAGCAGTGCAAACAGGCCGGCATCGATGACTGCCTGTTCAAGCCTGTCGGCCTGGCGAGCCTCAGCCATAAACTGGCGGGCCTGCAACCGCGGCCCTGGAATGGCGTGTTCAGCCTGAAGGCGCTGCGCACCCTGTCCCGCGGCAAACCGCAGTTCGCCCTGCGCATCCTTACCGAACTGCTGCATTGCAGCTATCGGGACCGCCAGCAACTGATGGCCCTGCCCTGCGAGAGGCCGCCCCAGGCACTGGCGGAGCTCGCTCACAAGATCAAGGGCTCGGCCTTGATGGTGCAGGCAAAAGACCTTGAAACGCAGTGCGAAGCCCTTGAGCAGGCCGTTCTGCAAGGCGCGGACAGGCAAACCCTGATGCAACACCGAACCGCCCTGGAACAGGCCATGCTCAAGCTCGAACGGGCCCTGCTGTGGCAGATCGATCAACAGCACAGCACGGCCACGACCTGA
- a CDS encoding glutathione peroxidase produces the protein MSDTLLNIPCTTIKGEQKTLADFAGKAVLVVNTASKCGFTPQYKGLEELWQTYKDQGLVVLGFPCNQFGKQEPGNEGAISEFCELNYGVSFPLFKKIDVNGAEAHPLFVQLKKRAPGVLGSQGIKWNFTKFLIGKDGSLVKRFAPATKPQDLTREIEALLK, from the coding sequence ATGAGTGACACATTGCTGAACATTCCGTGCACCACCATCAAGGGCGAGCAAAAGACCCTGGCCGATTTCGCCGGCAAGGCCGTGCTGGTGGTCAATACCGCGAGCAAGTGCGGGTTCACCCCGCAGTACAAGGGCCTGGAAGAACTGTGGCAGACCTACAAGGACCAGGGCCTGGTGGTACTGGGCTTTCCCTGCAACCAGTTCGGCAAGCAGGAGCCGGGCAACGAAGGGGCGATTTCCGAGTTCTGCGAGCTGAACTACGGCGTCAGCTTTCCGCTGTTCAAGAAGATCGACGTCAATGGCGCCGAGGCGCACCCGCTGTTCGTGCAGCTGAAAAAACGCGCGCCGGGGGTATTGGGTTCCCAGGGCATCAAGTGGAACTTCACCAAGTTCCTGATCGGCAAGGACGGCTCGCTGGTCAAGCGTTTCGCCCCGGCCACCAAACCCCAGGACCTGACCCGCGAGATCGAAGCCCTGCTCAAATGA
- a CDS encoding ATP-binding protein, giving the protein MESRLNAFLERADAVLARIEPLLPAPRQAIDWTQCLAARWQREGRSGFLLPLEVSLDMRLSDLIGVDNQRDQLGRNTRQFLDGLPANHALLWGSRGTGKSSLVRALLAEHAQQGLRLIEIERDHLADLPRVVEQLVKLPQRFVLFCDDLSFESGEGDYRVLKSVLDGSLEQAPDNVLLYATSNRRHLVPEKESDNENWKRVDGELHPSEAVEDKIALSDRFGLWLSFYPFTQEHYLNVVEHWISELGRKAGLQWQRDEALDILAVRWATGRGNRNGRCAYQFARYWVGLKLLEQKA; this is encoded by the coding sequence GTGGAATCTCGATTGAATGCTTTTCTTGAACGCGCCGATGCGGTTCTGGCGCGTATCGAGCCGCTGTTGCCCGCGCCGCGACAAGCCATCGACTGGACCCAATGCCTGGCCGCGCGCTGGCAGCGTGAAGGCCGCAGCGGTTTTCTGCTGCCGCTGGAAGTCAGCCTGGACATGCGCTTGTCCGACCTGATCGGGGTCGACAACCAGCGCGACCAGCTGGGGCGCAATACCCGGCAGTTCCTCGACGGCCTGCCGGCCAACCATGCCTTGCTGTGGGGCTCGCGTGGCACCGGCAAATCGTCGCTGGTCCGCGCGCTGCTGGCCGAGCATGCCCAGCAGGGCCTGCGCCTGATCGAGATCGAGCGCGATCACCTGGCCGACTTGCCGCGGGTGGTGGAGCAACTGGTCAAGCTGCCGCAGCGTTTCGTGCTGTTCTGCGATGACCTGTCGTTCGAGTCGGGCGAGGGCGATTACCGGGTACTCAAGAGCGTGCTCGACGGCTCGCTGGAGCAGGCCCCGGACAACGTGCTGCTGTACGCCACGTCCAACCGCCGGCACCTGGTGCCGGAGAAGGAAAGCGACAACGAGAACTGGAAGCGCGTCGATGGCGAGCTGCACCCGAGCGAGGCGGTGGAAGACAAGATTGCCCTGTCGGACCGTTTCGGTCTGTGGCTGTCGTTCTATCCCTTCACCCAGGAGCATTACCTGAACGTGGTCGAACACTGGATCAGCGAGCTAGGGCGCAAGGCCGGCCTGCAATGGCAGCGTGACGAAGCCCTGGATATTCTCGCCGTGCGCTGGGCCACCGGCCGCGGCAATCGCAATGGTCGCTGCGCGTATCAGTTCGCGCGCTACTGGGTAGGTTTGAAGTTGTTGGAGCAAAAAGCATGA
- a CDS encoding GAF domain-containing protein, whose product MIDLQNTGKGLDGYALLCAQLESLLADERDFIANAAQFSAFLFNQLDDLNWAGFYLNRNEELVLGPFQGQIACVRIAFGRGVCGAAAASLQTQRVEDVHAFPGHIACDSASNSELVVPLVKDGRLIGVLDLDSPKIARFTLEDQAGIERLAAIFLRLTDC is encoded by the coding sequence ATGATCGATCTGCAGAACACCGGCAAAGGCCTGGACGGCTATGCCTTGCTGTGCGCCCAGCTGGAGTCGTTGCTGGCCGACGAGCGCGATTTCATCGCCAACGCCGCGCAGTTCTCGGCGTTTCTGTTCAACCAGCTGGACGATTTGAACTGGGCCGGTTTCTACCTCAACCGCAACGAGGAACTGGTGCTCGGGCCGTTCCAGGGCCAGATCGCCTGTGTGCGCATTGCCTTCGGTCGTGGTGTGTGCGGTGCGGCTGCGGCGAGCCTGCAGACCCAGCGGGTCGAGGATGTGCATGCATTCCCTGGGCATATCGCTTGCGATAGCGCTTCCAACAGTGAACTGGTGGTGCCCCTGGTCAAGGATGGGCGGCTGATCGGCGTGCTGGATCTGGACAGCCCGAAAATCGCCCGCTTCACCCTCGAGGATCAGGCCGGCATCGAGCGCCTGGCGGCGATCTTCCTGCGCCTGACCGACTGCTGA
- the msrB gene encoding peptide-methionine (R)-S-oxide reductase MsrB: MEKLEKTLEEWRAMLDPEQYNVCRLKGTERPFSGKYNATKTDGVYHCICCNAPLFDSRAKFDSGCGWPSFYEPIGESAMVEIRDLSHGMIRTEVVCAKCDAHLGHVFPDGPPPTGLRYCINSVCLDLVPRLS; encoded by the coding sequence ATGGAAAAGCTGGAAAAAACCCTTGAAGAATGGCGTGCCATGCTCGATCCGGAGCAGTACAACGTCTGCCGCCTCAAAGGCACCGAACGGCCGTTCTCGGGCAAGTACAACGCCACCAAGACCGACGGTGTGTATCACTGCATCTGCTGCAATGCACCGTTGTTCGACTCCAGGGCCAAATTCGACTCCGGTTGCGGCTGGCCGAGCTTCTACGAGCCGATCGGCGAGAGTGCCATGGTCGAGATCCGTGACCTGAGCCACGGCATGATCCGTACCGAAGTGGTCTGCGCCAAATGCGATGCGCACCTGGGGCATGTGTTCCCGGATGGCCCACCGCCGACCGGCCTGCGCTACTGCATTAACTCGGTGTGCCTGGACCTGGTTCCACGCTTATCGTAG